The Pseudomonas sp. LFM046 region AGAAAGACCCGACCAGCGGCGAAGGCCTGCTGCTGCAGCTGGTACGCAACCCCGATATTCTCGCGACCCTCGCCGGCCGGCCCGATCGCCCCTTCAGCGTGGGCTTCGCCGCCGAAACCGAGAACCTGCTCGAGTACGCCTCGCGCAAGCTCAAGGACAAGAACCTCGACCTGATCGTCGCCAATGACGTGGCCAACCCCACCATCGGCTTCAACAGCGAGGAAAACGCCATCACCGTCATTGACCGTGACCTGGCCCAGACCAGCTTCGCCCAGACCAGCAAGGGCAAGATCGCCCGCCAGCTGGTTGCCTTCATCGCCGACCGCCTCAACCAGGCCTGAGATTTCATGCACTCACTGCAAGCCAAGATCCTCGACTCCCGCATCGGCAGCGAATTCCCGCTGCCGCAATACGCCACCCCGGGTTCCGCAGGCCTCGACCTGCGCGCCATGCTCAAGGAAGAAGTCGTCCTCGAGCCGGGCCAGACCCTCCTTATCCCCACCGGCCTGTCGATCCACATCGCCGATCCGGGTCTGGCGGCCCTGATCCTGCCGCGCTCGGGCCTCGGCCATAAGCACGGCGTGGTGCTGGGGAACCTGGTGGGCCTGATCGACTCCGACTACCAGGGCGAGCTGATGGTCTCCTGCTGGAACCGTGGCCAGACCGCCTTCCGCATCGCCATCGGCGAGCGCATCGCCCAGCTGGTGCTGGTGCCCGTCGTCCAGGCACATTTCGAACTGGTCGACGAATTCCACGAAAGCCAGCGCGGTGCCGGTGGTTTCGGACACACTGGCAGCCACTGACCGCCTAGTATCAGGACGACCCGCCCAGGAGACGTTCAGTGAAACTCTTCAAGCGCAGCAGCAAGGAAGCCGCCACCAACGGTTCGGGCAGCCGGCCGGGTAATGGCCAGCCGCGCCGCAAGGCTTCCAGCGACCTGGCTCCCGGAACACTGGCCGCCCTGGCCGGCATCGCCGCCGCCGGCGCCCTGGTCTGGTTCGGCCTGATCCAGCCGGCTGAGCAGAGCCGGATCAACCAGCTCAGCCAGGCCTGGGGTGACAGCCAGGCCGCCACCCTGCGCCAGGCCATCGCCCAGGTGAAGGCCGAAACCGTCGCCGCCTCCCACGACCCCAGCCTGATCGACGCCGTGAACAGCGGCGATGCCAGCACGCTGCAAGCTGCCGAACGCGGCCTGGGCTATCGCGATGGCGTGGTCGACGCGCACCTCAACCTGCCCGGCCAGGCCCAGCAGAACTCCCAGCGCGCAGCGCCGATGAATTTCGCCGCGCTGGACATGTTGCGTCGCCTGGAAATCGGCCAGCAGCGCAGCCCGGAGGCCTACAAGGTCGGTCAGCGCTGGCTGGTGTACAGCGCCGCGCCGCTGCGCCTGAACGACCAGAGTGCACCCCAGGGTACGCTGCTGATGGTGTTCGATCTGGAGCGCCTGCTGCGCAGCCTGCCGCCGTTGCCGGCCGAGGTTGGCCAGCTTCAGCTGATCCAGCAGTTCAAGAACGCCCCCGCCCAGGTCCTGGCCCAGCGCGGACAGGCCGCCGACGCCGCGCCCATCGCCCTGGAAAGCGGCAATCCGAACTGGAAGCTCAGCTTCACCCCCGGCGCGGGCCTGACCCAACCGACCTTCTCGCCGCTACCGCTGGTCTTGGCCGCCCTGCTCGCGCTGATCGGCTCGATCCTGGGCCTGAGGCTCAGCCTGAACATCGTGCAACGCAAGCTGCGGGACGACGTCCGGCAGCTCGATCAACTGCTGCAAGAACTCTCGAACGGCAAGAGCGTCAAAGGATTCAGTCTGCGCCTGCCGGCGCTGGACAGCCTGGCGCAGGCGCTTGCCCGCCAGCTCAGGCGTACACCCGAGCCGGTGCCGGATAGCGGCCAGGCCGTAGCGGCTGCCAGCAACCCGGTTGCCCCGGCTCCCGCCCAGCCAGCCGAATCGGCTGACCCACTTTTCCAAGATACCGACATTCTCGATATCGACATCCTCGACGAAGACCAGGACCTCCTGGGATTGGAGCAAGCCCCCGCCATGACCAGCATCGAACAGATCGCCCCCAACCTGCCCGCCAGCATTTTCCGCGCGTATGACATTCGCGGCGTGGTCGGCGATACCCTCACCGCCGAGACCGCCTACTGGGTGGGTCGTGCCATTGGCTCGGAGAGCCTGGCTCGCGGCGAATCCTGCGTATCCGTCGGCCGCGACGGTCGCCTGTCCGGCCCCGAGCTGGTCCAGGCACTGATCCAGGGCCTGATGGATTGCGGCTGCCAGGTGACCGACGTCGGCATGGTGCCGACCCCGGCGCTCTACTACGCCGCCAACGTGCTGGCCGGCAAATCCGGCGTGATGCTCACCGGCAGCCACAACCCGCCGGACTACAACGGCTTCAAGATCATGGTGGCCGGCGAGACCCTGGCCAACGAACAGATCACCGCCCTGCACACCCGCATTCAGAACAACGATCTGGCCAGCGGCGTTGGCAGCGCTGAAGCGGTGGACGTACTGGACCGCTACTTCCAGGAAATCCGCAACGACATCGCCATGGCCAAGCGCATGAAAGTGGTGGTGGATTGCGGCAACGGCGTGGCCGGCGTGATCGCCCCGCAGCTGATCGAAGCCCTGGGCTGCACCGTGATTCCGCTGTTCTGCGACGTCGACGGCACCTTCCCCAACCACCATCCGGACCCGGGCAAGCCCGAGAACCTGGAAGACCTGATCGCCAAGGTGAAGGAAGAGCAGGCCGACCTGGGCCTGGCCTTCGACGGCGACGGCGACCGCGTCGGCGTGGTGACCAACAAAGGCACCATCATCTACCCCGACCGCTTGCTGATGCTCTTCGCCAAGGACGTGGTCTCCCGCAATCCGGGCGCCGACATCATCTTCGACGTGAAGTGCACCCGCCGCCTGACCTCCCTCATCAGCGGCTACGGTGGCCGCCCGGTGATGTGGAAGACCGGCCACTCCCTGATCAAGAAGAAGATGAAGGAAACCGGCGCCCTGCTGGCCGGCGAAATGAGCGGCCACATCTTCTTCAAGGAGCGCTGGTACGGCTTCGACGACGGCATCTACAGCGCCGCCCGCCTGCTGGAAATCCTCAGCCAGGAAAAGAACGACGCTGAAACTGTGTTCTCGGCCTTCCCGAAAGACGTCTCCACTCCGGAGATCAACATCACCGTCACCGACGAGAGCAAGTTCCGCCTGATCGAGCGCCTGCAGCGCGAGGCCAGCTGGGGCGAAGCCAACCTCACCACCCTCGATGGCGTGCGTGTCGATTATCCGAAGGGCTGGGGCCTGGTCCGCGCGTCCAACACGACTCCCGTGCTGGTGCTGCGCTTCGAGGCCGACACCGAGGAAGAGCTGGAGCGCATCAAGCAGGTGTTCCGCAGCCAGCTCAACCTGATCGCCCCTGAACTCAAACTGCCGTTCTGATCCGTGTCACTGGAGCCCAGCATGACCCTCAGCCTCGACGCTGCTTCCCAAGTCGCCCAGGTCCTGTCCGAAGCGCTGCCCTATATTCGCCGCTTCGTCGGCAAGACCCTGGTGGTCAAGTACGGCGGCAACGCCATGGAAAGCGATGAGCTGAAGGCCAGCTTCGCCCGCGACGTGGTGCTGATGAAGGCCGTCGGCATCAATCCGGTGGTGGTGCACGGCGGCGGCCCGCAGATCGGCGACCTGCTCAAGCGCCTGTCCATCGAGAGCCACTTCGTCGACGGCATGCGCGTCACCGACGCGCAGACCATGGACGTGGTGGAGATGGTCCTGGGCGGCCAGGTGAACAAGGACATCGTCAACCTGATCAACCGCCACGGCGGCAGCGCCATCGGCCTGACCGGCAAGGACGCCGAGCTGATCCGCGCGAAGAAGCTCACCGTCACCCGCCAGACCCCGGAGATGACCCAGCCGGAGATCATCGACATCGGCCACGTGGGCGAGGTTGCCAGCGTCAACACCGACCTGCTGAACATGCTGGTCAAGGGCGACTTCATCCCGGTGATCGCCCCCATCGGTGTGGGTGCCAATGGCGAGTCCTACAACATCAACGCCGACCTCGTGGCCGGCAAGGTGGCCGAGGCGCTGAAGGCCGAGAAGCTGATGCTGCTCACCAACATCGCCGGCCTGATGGACAAGCAGGGCCAGGTGCTGACCGGCCTGTCCACCGAGCAGGTGAATGACCTGATCGCCGACGGCACCATCTACGGCGGCATGCTGCCGAAGATCCGCTGTGCCCTGGATGCGGTGCAGGGTGGCGTCAATGCCGCGCACATCATCGACGGCCGCGTACCCCACGCGGTGCTGCTGGAGATCTTCACCGACAGTGGCGTCGGCACGCTGATCACCAACCGCAAGCGTCAGTGAGCTGAGCGATACCCAGACAGGCCGGAGCGATCCGGCCTGTTCTTTTTCAGGAGCCGGAAATGGCCAGACTGTCCCGAGAGGATTTCAGCTTCTTCCACACCCTGCGCGTGCGCTGGGCCGAGGTGGACCCGCAAGGCATTGTCTTCAACGGCAATTACCTGACCTACGCCGACGTCGCCATCACCGAGTATTTCCGCGCCCTCGAGGTGGCCTACCCGGCCGACCTGCAGAAGGATGGCGGCGACTTCTTCGCGGTGAAGACCCTGTTGGAGTACCTGGCGCCGGCGTGCTTCGACGACCTGCTGGACATCGGCGTGCGGGTCAGCCGCCTCGGCGGTGCGAGCATTGCCTTCGAAGTGGGCATCTGGCGTGGTGAGGAGCAGCTGACGTCGGGTGAAGTGGTCAACGTGCATGCCGACCCCGCCAGCCGCAAGAGTCTGCGGCTGCCGGATTGGCTGAGGGACAGGGTGCGGTGCTTCGAGCGGGTCGCCCCGGCTGACTGACGCTAGCGAGCCAGGAGTTCGGCCAGCCGCGCGCGGTCAGCGGCGTAGCTGGCCTTGGCCGCATCGCGGTCCTTGGTGTAGCGGGCGATATCCTGGTCCAGGCGCTTCTGCTGCTCGCGCAGGCTGTCGATCTGCGTCACCAGGGGAGCCGGGACTTCACGCCCGGCCCGCTCGCTTTCCGCCGCCTGGCTTTGCAGGTTGGCCTGTTGGGCATGCAGGGACTGCTGGTTGCCACGAGCGACGCCAATCAAGCTATCCAGCTCAGCCAGCTTGCGCTCCAGGGCGCGGTCGACATCCTCAACGCTGGTGTAGAGCCGCAGCAACTGGGCGTCGGAACTGGCGCGGGCCTTCTCGTCCAACTGGCGCTGCATCTCCTCGCGGCTGGGTGCGGGCGGGACTTTGCGCACGACGCGGCCATGCTCGTTGAGCACCTCGTAGCCCTTGCCGACGTACTCCGGCGGAACGCCCTGGCGATCCAGCACGGTCACGCCCTTGTCATTGACGTAGCGATACAGTTCCGTCGCCCCGGACAGCGCGGGTAGCAGCAGGCCCAACAACAGGCCGTAGCGGAATGCAGGCGGCTTGAGCATGAGGACTCCCCAACCCCGAACGGTCAGATGCCGAAGTTGGCGCGATAGGTTTCCACGGCGGGCAGGTGCTTTTTCAGCTCAGCGTCACCGGCCAGATACTCCAATACCTGCTCCAGGGACACGATGCTCACCACCGGCATACCGAAATCACGCTCCACTTCCTGTATAGCCGAAAGCTCGCCCTGACCACGCTCCTGGCGGTTCAGCGCGATGAGCACGCCGGCGGCCTGGGCGCCCTGGGCCTGGATGATCTGCATCACTTCGCGGATGGCGGTGCCGGCGGTGATCACGTCATCGATGATCAGCACACGGCCTTCGAGCGGTGAGCCCACCAGAGTGCCGCCTTCGCCGTGGTCCTTGGCTTCCTTGCGATTGAAGCACCACGGGATGTCGATCTGATGATGCTCGGCCAGCGCAACGGCAGTCGCGGCGGCCAGCGGAATGCCCTTGTAGGCCGGGCCGAACAGCACATCGAAAGGAATGCCGCTGTCCACCACGGCGGCCGCATAGAATCGGCCGAGCTGGGCGAGGGCCAAGCCACTGTTGAACAGGCCGGCATTGAAGAAATAGGGGCTGGTACGCCCGGACTTGAGAGTGAACTCACCGAAGCGCAGTACTCCGCGCTCGATGGCAAAGCGAATGAATTCGCGTTGGTACGCCTGCATGAAAAGCCTCGGACGGCACGGATTTAGCTAAAAAGAAAGAGCTCGGGTATCATACACGCACGTGTTTTTGGGGGCCATTTATGCGGATCATCAGTGTGAACGTGAATGGTATTCAAGCGGCAGCCGAGCGGGGTCTCCTCAGCTGGCTGCAGGCTCAGAATGCCGACGTGATCTGCCTGCAAGACACACGTGCCTCCGCCTTCGACCTGGACGACCCTGCCTTCCAACTGGATGGTTATTTCCTCTACGCCGGCGATGCCGAAGTGCCCTCCCAAGGTGGTGTGGCGCTCTATTCCCGGTTGCAACCCAAGGCGGTGATCTGGGGACTCGGCTTCGAGTCCTGCGATCGGTACGGACGCTACCTGCAGGCAGATTTCGACAAAGTGAGCATCGCCACCCTGCTGCTGCCCTCCGGGCAAGGCGGGGACGAGAACCTGAACCACAAGTTCAAGTTCATGGACGACCTCACCCATTATCTGAACAAGCAGCGTCGCAAGCGCCGCGAGTACATCTACTGCGGCTCGCTCTACGTCGCGCACCAGAAGCTGGACGTGAAGAACTGGCGCGACTGCCAGCAAATCCCCGGCTTTCTCGCGCCCGAGCGCGCGTGGATGGACGAGGTGTTCGGCAACATGGGCTATGTGGATGCCCTGCGCGAAGTCAGCCGCGAAGGCGACCAGTACAGCTGGTGGCCGGACAGCGAGCAGGCCGAGATGCTCAACCTCGGCTGGCGCTTCGACTACCAGGTGCTCACGCCCGGCCTGCGTCGCTTCGTGCGCAGTGCCCGTCTGCCGCGTCAGCCGCGCTTCTCCCAGCATGCGCCGCTGATCGTCGACTACGACTGGCTGCTGAGCGTGTGACCCGGGCAGAAAAAAGCCGGCTTGCGAGCCGGCTTTTTCTTGTCCGCGATTCGGCCTATCTCACCAGCCGCCAGCAGAAGGGGTAGCGGTAGGCCTGGCCTTCATTGGCCTTGATCCCGGCGATGATGGTCAGCACCAGCGCGCCGATGCTCACCAGGCCCAGCAGCGGGAAACCGATCACCACCAGCATCAGCAGGAAGCACAGCACCACCGCCATCGCGACGGTGATCTGGAAGTTCAGCGCTTCCTTGCCTTGGGCGTCGACGAAGGGGTCCATGTCCTTCTTGATCTGCCAGACAATCAACGGGCCCAGCAGGTTGCCGAAGGGGAACACCAATCCGAGGAAAGCGGAAAAG contains the following coding sequences:
- the algC gene encoding phosphomannomutase/phosphoglucomutase yields the protein MTSIEQIAPNLPASIFRAYDIRGVVGDTLTAETAYWVGRAIGSESLARGESCVSVGRDGRLSGPELVQALIQGLMDCGCQVTDVGMVPTPALYYAANVLAGKSGVMLTGSHNPPDYNGFKIMVAGETLANEQITALHTRIQNNDLASGVGSAEAVDVLDRYFQEIRNDIAMAKRMKVVVDCGNGVAGVIAPQLIEALGCTVIPLFCDVDGTFPNHHPDPGKPENLEDLIAKVKEEQADLGLAFDGDGDRVGVVTNKGTIIYPDRLLMLFAKDVVSRNPGADIIFDVKCTRRLTSLISGYGGRPVMWKTGHSLIKKKMKETGALLAGEMSGHIFFKERWYGFDDGIYSAARLLEILSQEKNDAETVFSAFPKDVSTPEINITVTDESKFRLIERLQREASWGEANLTTLDGVRVDYPKGWGLVRASNTTPVLVLRFEADTEEELERIKQVFRSQLNLIAPELKLPF
- the dut gene encoding dUTP diphosphatase, producing MHSLQAKILDSRIGSEFPLPQYATPGSAGLDLRAMLKEEVVLEPGQTLLIPTGLSIHIADPGLAALILPRSGLGHKHGVVLGNLVGLIDSDYQGELMVSCWNRGQTAFRIAIGERIAQLVLVPVVQAHFELVDEFHESQRGAGGFGHTGSH
- a CDS encoding DUF4124 domain-containing protein; amino-acid sequence: MLKPPAFRYGLLLGLLLPALSGATELYRYVNDKGVTVLDRQGVPPEYVGKGYEVLNEHGRVVRKVPPAPSREEMQRQLDEKARASSDAQLLRLYTSVEDVDRALERKLAELDSLIGVARGNQQSLHAQQANLQSQAAESERAGREVPAPLVTQIDSLREQQKRLDQDIARYTKDRDAAKASYAADRARLAELLAR
- a CDS encoding exodeoxyribonuclease III, which gives rise to MRIISVNVNGIQAAAERGLLSWLQAQNADVICLQDTRASAFDLDDPAFQLDGYFLYAGDAEVPSQGGVALYSRLQPKAVIWGLGFESCDRYGRYLQADFDKVSIATLLLPSGQGGDENLNHKFKFMDDLTHYLNKQRRKRREYIYCGSLYVAHQKLDVKNWRDCQQIPGFLAPERAWMDEVFGNMGYVDALREVSREGDQYSWWPDSEQAEMLNLGWRFDYQVLTPGLRRFVRSARLPRQPRFSQHAPLIVDYDWLLSV
- the pyrE gene encoding orotate phosphoribosyltransferase; this encodes MQAYQREFIRFAIERGVLRFGEFTLKSGRTSPYFFNAGLFNSGLALAQLGRFYAAAVVDSGIPFDVLFGPAYKGIPLAAATAVALAEHHQIDIPWCFNRKEAKDHGEGGTLVGSPLEGRVLIIDDVITAGTAIREVMQIIQAQGAQAAGVLIALNRQERGQGELSAIQEVERDFGMPVVSIVSLEQVLEYLAGDAELKKHLPAVETYRANFGI
- a CDS encoding thioesterase family protein, which encodes MARLSREDFSFFHTLRVRWAEVDPQGIVFNGNYLTYADVAITEYFRALEVAYPADLQKDGGDFFAVKTLLEYLAPACFDDLLDIGVRVSRLGGASIAFEVGIWRGEEQLTSGEVVNVHADPASRKSLRLPDWLRDRVRCFERVAPAD
- the argB gene encoding acetylglutamate kinase, yielding MTLSLDAASQVAQVLSEALPYIRRFVGKTLVVKYGGNAMESDELKASFARDVVLMKAVGINPVVVHGGGPQIGDLLKRLSIESHFVDGMRVTDAQTMDVVEMVLGGQVNKDIVNLINRHGGSAIGLTGKDAELIRAKKLTVTRQTPEMTQPEIIDIGHVGEVASVNTDLLNMLVKGDFIPVIAPIGVGANGESYNINADLVAGKVAEALKAEKLMLLTNIAGLMDKQGQVLTGLSTEQVNDLIADGTIYGGMLPKIRCALDAVQGGVNAAHIIDGRVPHAVLLEIFTDSGVGTLITNRKRQ
- a CDS encoding DUF4870 domain-containing protein, producing the protein MDEPTEYQEPSREVRQWAMFCHFSAFLGLVFPFGNLLGPLIVWQIKKDMDPFVDAQGKEALNFQITVAMAVVLCFLLMLVVIGFPLLGLVSIGALVLTIIAGIKANEGQAYRYPFCWRLVR